A genome region from Armatimonadota bacterium includes the following:
- a CDS encoding NIL domain-containing protein, with the protein MAQPTLESQGKVVIHFPKEKVDQPIICFLTRDYGIMFNILKATITPEQEGLMVLELLGAADACRQGLEYLRSLGVRTQPIAQDITRDDARCTHCGACLAVCQVGALSIERPGMEVRFNPAQCVACEQCITACPLHAMQLQY; encoded by the coding sequence ATGGCGCAACCGACACTCGAATCCCAGGGCAAGGTGGTGATCCACTTCCCCAAGGAGAAGGTGGACCAGCCTATCATCTGCTTTCTGACGCGCGACTACGGGATCATGTTCAACATCCTCAAGGCGACGATCACGCCCGAGCAGGAAGGGTTGATGGTGCTGGAGTTGCTGGGCGCAGCCGACGCGTGCCGGCAGGGTCTGGAGTACCTGCGCAGCCTGGGGGTGCGGACTCAGCCGATCGCCCAGGACATCACTCGCGACGACGCGCGCTGCACCCACTGCGGGGCTTGCCTGGCGGTGTGCCAGGTCGGGGCGCTGAGTATCGAGCGCCCGGGCATGGAGGTCCGCTTCAACCCCGCCCAGTGCGTCGCCTGCGAGCAGTGCATCACCGCGTGCCCCCTGCACGCGATGCAGTTGCAGTATTGA
- a CDS encoding UPF0280 family protein → MPEYVQRTYRRAVAPDLVTFEVRVMQTDLLIAAERDLSAPADEIVRACRAELETYIARDPGFKEALRPYRPRADAAGLVRAMAAAAELAGVGPMAAVAGAIAERVGRGLAADSHEVIIENGGDIWLQGRRERTVGVFAGRSPFTGKLAVRVAANLLPAAVCTSSGTVGPSLSFGQADAAIALAGTGALADAAATAIANIVQGADDLAAAIELAQAIPGLLGAVIIVGDRLAAWGRVELVRTAT, encoded by the coding sequence ATGCCCGAGTACGTCCAGCGCACATACCGCCGCGCCGTCGCCCCCGATCTCGTCACCTTCGAGGTTCGGGTGATGCAGACCGACCTCCTGATCGCCGCGGAGCGCGACCTGTCGGCGCCCGCTGACGAGATCGTGCGCGCCTGCCGCGCCGAGCTTGAGACCTATATCGCACGCGATCCCGGCTTCAAGGAAGCGTTACGGCCCTACCGCCCGCGGGCGGATGCCGCGGGCCTCGTGCGCGCCATGGCCGCCGCCGCGGAGCTGGCGGGGGTGGGCCCGATGGCGGCGGTAGCGGGCGCTATCGCCGAGCGCGTGGGGCGCGGGCTGGCCGCCGACTCCCATGAGGTCATAATCGAGAACGGCGGCGACATCTGGCTCCAGGGGCGGCGCGAGCGAACCGTCGGCGTCTTCGCCGGGCGGTCACCGTTCACCGGCAAGCTGGCCGTGCGCGTGGCGGCGAACCTGCTCCCGGCGGCGGTATGTACCTCCTCGGGCACGGTCGGCCCATCGTTGAGCTTCGGCCAGGCCGACGCGGCGATCGCGTTAGCGGGCACCGGCGCCCTTGCCGACGCCGCCGCCACCGCGATCGCCAACATTGTGCAAGGCGCCGACGACCTCGCCGCGGCCATCGAACTCGCGCAGGCGATCCCCGGCCTGCTCGGCGCGGTGATCATTGTCGGCGACCGCCTCGCCGCGTGGGGGCGGGTGGAGCTGGTGCGAACTGCCACGTGA
- a CDS encoding M48 family metalloprotease, which translates to MLRSRYSVVGAVRAASIIVLFALTMTSAQAGLDRSIEKTLGRQARSAIESQYKVVQDGAAAEYVQRVGATVVATSPRHDIAYTFSLLDTEQINAFALPWGYVYVTTGMLNFVDSSDQLAGVMGHEIGHVAEKHSLDAFKKQFWTSMFFGVIDAPATLATLGQVGATLYLLRHSRKDEQAADTLGAGYAYAAGYDPSQLAAFLRKLDAEHGRKPSTIEVYLSTHPTGERRQERLAEVPQMKLDNPQVAVAVAEGFLSRHLVNQAVVAYRRAVRLAPDDAAAQAGLARAYAELGEVELARQAQRRVARLSAAMAVGGADLATQAPGPGDAVAAAPPSTPSATTSGEAAPLSPADELELKRARAAAGAWGQQLQEPARALAERAKSLDNTVRGLARRMNMAGAFATSTLSAERVMEKAQYALYMIAETSDRIEALADGMESSAAGAAEVAEAVERGFAAPSAVADRAQWRTLAADITDGIARTSGQSDQARQQALGAADLADRAAAQLGSALSSLSSSTDVFGTLDRGFAFVGLAEGEVDDALGNARNALGRSGEAMATLHGWRADELSWRLSAAYLEAPPGHRPALRSMAVAMIGESPQTAATEEDFGAALLRVASGPGASPSPPSPDEKIAPAGPEKTQAATYADLMLKLVLADVTREAQARKEWRDAPAPK; encoded by the coding sequence ATGCTCCGATCTCGTTATAGCGTCGTGGGCGCCGTGCGCGCGGCCAGCATCATCGTCCTGTTCGCCCTGACCATGACCTCCGCCCAGGCGGGTCTCGACCGCAGCATCGAGAAGACGTTGGGCCGCCAGGCCCGCAGCGCGATCGAGTCCCAGTACAAGGTCGTCCAAGACGGCGCGGCGGCGGAATACGTTCAGCGCGTCGGCGCCACCGTGGTCGCAACCTCCCCCCGTCACGATATCGCCTACACCTTCAGCCTCCTCGACACCGAGCAGATCAACGCCTTCGCGCTGCCCTGGGGATACGTCTATGTGACGACCGGGATGCTGAACTTCGTTGACTCCTCCGACCAGCTCGCCGGGGTGATGGGCCACGAGATCGGGCACGTGGCGGAGAAGCACTCCCTCGACGCCTTCAAGAAGCAGTTCTGGACCTCGATGTTCTTCGGCGTGATTGACGCGCCGGCGACGCTGGCGACCCTGGGACAGGTCGGCGCGACGCTGTACTTGCTCCGCCACAGCCGCAAGGACGAGCAGGCGGCGGACACACTGGGCGCGGGTTACGCCTATGCGGCGGGCTACGACCCCTCACAGCTTGCCGCGTTCTTGCGCAAGCTCGACGCGGAGCACGGGCGCAAGCCGAGCACCATCGAGGTCTATCTCTCAACCCACCCCACCGGCGAGCGACGCCAGGAGCGGCTGGCGGAGGTGCCGCAGATGAAACTCGACAATCCACAGGTGGCGGTGGCCGTGGCGGAGGGATTCCTGTCGCGCCACCTGGTCAATCAGGCGGTGGTCGCCTACCGCCGCGCGGTGAGGCTGGCGCCCGACGACGCCGCGGCGCAAGCGGGGCTGGCCCGCGCGTACGCGGAGCTAGGGGAGGTGGAGCTGGCGCGGCAAGCGCAGCGACGTGTGGCTAGGCTTTCAGCCGCCATGGCGGTCGGCGGAGCCGACCTAGCCACGCAGGCGCCGGGGCCAGGCGATGCGGTCGCCGCCGCCCCTCCCTCCACCCCGTCGGCGACTACGAGTGGTGAAGCCGCGCCCCTGTCGCCAGCGGATGAGCTGGAGCTCAAGCGCGCCCGCGCCGCCGCGGGCGCGTGGGGGCAGCAGCTTCAGGAGCCCGCGCGTGCGCTGGCGGAACGCGCCAAGTCGCTGGACAACACGGTGCGCGGCCTCGCGCGGCGCATGAACATGGCGGGCGCCTTCGCGACCTCAACCCTTTCCGCCGAGCGCGTGATGGAGAAGGCGCAGTACGCCCTCTACATGATCGCCGAGACCTCGGATCGCATAGAGGCGCTGGCCGACGGGATGGAATCCAGCGCCGCCGGCGCCGCCGAGGTGGCGGAGGCAGTCGAGCGCGGTTTCGCCGCGCCGTCCGCGGTTGCGGACCGCGCGCAGTGGCGAACGCTGGCGGCTGACATCACCGACGGCATCGCCCGCACCAGCGGGCAGAGCGACCAGGCTCGCCAGCAGGCGCTGGGGGCAGCCGACCTCGCCGATAGGGCGGCAGCGCAGTTGGGCTCGGCTCTCAGCAGTCTGTCGTCGAGCACGGATGTGTTCGGCACCCTGGACCGGGGATTTGCGTTTGTGGGCCTGGCGGAGGGCGAAGTTGATGATGCGCTGGGGAATGCGCGCAACGCCCTGGGGCGGTCGGGTGAGGCGATGGCGACGCTGCACGGCTGGCGCGCAGACGAGCTGAGTTGGCGCCTGAGCGCGGCGTACCTCGAGGCCCCGCCCGGCCACCGGCCGGCGCTGCGCAGCATGGCCGTTGCCATGATCGGCGAGTCACCCCAGACCGCGGCCACAGAGGAAGACTTCGGCGCGGCGCTTCTGCGCGTGGCCAGCGGCCCCGGGGCATCACCGAGCCCGCCCTCCCCGGACGAGAAGATCGCGCCCGCGGGGCCGGAGAAGACGCAGGCGGCCACCTACGCAGACCTGATGCTGAAGCTGGTGCTGGCCGATGTCACGCGGGAGGCGCAGGCGCGCAAGGAATGGCGCGATGCCCCCGCGCCGAAGTAG
- a CDS encoding LysM peptidoglycan-binding domain-containing protein, translated as MTEEGHKDFSEQAVQQRFEAIGKELADAGLYAEAVEAYKELLRAYPGSRWAANAYLAVAHCYHAMGQEEDELQALEDVIAQFPDHVVAKRAQGAIAALRERHRSEGVAGADLHGAVRRLTRQVERMRQSQRRRAWMGALAYLALAAVVAWVAARGMQGGSSAALDKLGQRVTALESAVQAVRIPMNRDESPPPTAVVTPVTPVPAPAPPPTRVTPQPAPRTSRPAPPPPPATRVYTVKDGDSLWSIAARELGDGRRGDEVGRLNGLKPPYNIHVGDKLKLPRGR; from the coding sequence GTGACGGAAGAAGGGCACAAGGATTTCTCGGAGCAGGCGGTGCAGCAGCGCTTCGAGGCCATCGGCAAGGAGCTGGCGGATGCCGGTCTCTACGCCGAGGCAGTCGAGGCGTACAAGGAGCTCCTGCGCGCCTACCCGGGCAGCCGGTGGGCGGCGAACGCCTATCTGGCGGTCGCTCACTGCTACCATGCGATGGGACAGGAAGAAGACGAACTGCAGGCGCTGGAGGACGTCATCGCCCAGTTTCCCGACCACGTCGTGGCCAAACGCGCGCAGGGAGCGATCGCGGCCCTGCGTGAGCGGCACCGCAGCGAGGGCGTGGCGGGGGCCGACTTGCATGGGGCCGTGCGCCGTCTGACCCGACAGGTGGAGCGGATGCGCCAGAGCCAGCGGCGCCGCGCGTGGATGGGCGCGCTGGCGTACCTGGCGCTCGCCGCGGTCGTGGCGTGGGTCGCGGCGCGAGGGATGCAGGGTGGCTCTTCGGCCGCGCTCGACAAGCTCGGCCAGCGTGTGACCGCGCTCGAATCCGCCGTGCAGGCGGTTCGAATCCCGATGAATCGGGACGAGAGCCCGCCGCCCACCGCCGTCGTCACCCCCGTGACGCCCGTACCTGCGCCGGCCCCGCCCCCGACTCGTGTCACGCCGCAGCCGGCTCCGCGTACCTCGCGGCCGGCACCGCCGCCCCCGCCCGCGACCCGCGTTTACACGGTCAAGGACGGTGATTCGCTGTGGAGCATCGCGGCACGCGAGCTCGGGGACGGGCGCAGGGGTGATGAGGTCGGGCGTCTCAACGGCCTCAAGCCGCCGTACAATATCCACGTCGGCGATAAGCTGAAACTACCACGAGGGCGATAG
- a CDS encoding tetratricopeptide repeat protein gives MTYVNDQQTDSAGVADDANVLITISSSEAAGIIRRWGSVSHAIGELSVEALVRGAVDEGIVALLREQRPQQCESEREATAKIRSVLDAGYRVFVRGTDDPIDSARAGQVAARSLLAHGSPEYQSSSFCVLHLTVEPFGAAASSARRDEVGALSACDALRHEMAVAAEAEPAAAQPMVAARADETGETAGEEAIVRAAAAGVCAEYHCADDLPPRQANDICESTDQPQVGSRDGDHAQAQEKWVAAAHDARDEPAPVSAAVAADAVAACEHEEPVAAAEMVPAEPAAALPRKYATKAEALTEQFGPKIAALDFRGLFVGNFGFQRDTVVDVAKLATLSPQTISAYLMKANALRQSGEHEKATSYYRVLLKSDPDNPDYRFLYGKTLMEMGRVQPARECLERARELGHENAAHELEQLEKRKAWKPARAFLHFLHRTAPSR, from the coding sequence GTGACATACGTCAACGACCAGCAAACCGACAGCGCCGGCGTCGCGGACGACGCCAACGTTCTCATCACTATTTCGTCTTCCGAGGCTGCGGGCATCATCCGCCGCTGGGGCTCCGTCTCGCATGCGATCGGCGAACTGTCGGTCGAGGCTCTGGTGCGGGGGGCGGTGGATGAGGGCATCGTCGCCCTGCTGCGCGAGCAGCGCCCCCAGCAGTGCGAGAGCGAGCGGGAGGCCACAGCGAAAATCAGGTCGGTGCTGGACGCGGGCTATCGCGTGTTCGTGCGCGGCACCGACGACCCGATTGACTCGGCGCGGGCGGGACAGGTCGCCGCCCGCTCACTGCTGGCGCACGGCAGCCCCGAGTACCAGTCGAGCTCTTTCTGCGTCTTGCATCTCACCGTGGAGCCATTCGGCGCCGCCGCTTCCAGCGCGCGTCGCGACGAGGTCGGCGCCCTCAGCGCGTGCGATGCCCTACGCCACGAGATGGCGGTCGCCGCGGAGGCCGAACCCGCGGCAGCGCAGCCGATGGTCGCCGCTCGCGCGGACGAGACCGGGGAGACGGCCGGCGAGGAAGCTATCGTCCGCGCCGCCGCTGCGGGGGTGTGCGCCGAATACCACTGCGCCGACGACCTGCCGCCGCGGCAAGCGAATGATATCTGCGAGTCCACCGACCAGCCGCAGGTGGGATCGCGCGACGGCGACCACGCACAGGCGCAAGAGAAATGGGTGGCGGCCGCGCACGACGCTCGGGACGAGCCGGCCCCGGTGTCCGCAGCCGTTGCGGCCGACGCCGTAGCGGCTTGCGAGCACGAAGAGCCGGTCGCGGCGGCGGAGATGGTGCCCGCCGAACCGGCCGCGGCCCTACCGCGGAAATATGCGACCAAGGCGGAGGCGCTGACCGAGCAGTTCGGCCCGAAGATCGCCGCGCTGGACTTCCGCGGCCTGTTCGTGGGCAATTTCGGCTTCCAGCGCGACACCGTCGTGGACGTGGCCAAGCTGGCGACGCTGAGCCCGCAGACCATCAGCGCATACCTGATGAAGGCGAACGCGCTGCGCCAGTCCGGCGAGCACGAGAAAGCGACGAGCTACTACCGGGTGCTGCTGAAATCGGACCCGGACAATCCTGACTACCGTTTCCTCTACGGCAAGACGCTGATGGAGATGGGGCGCGTCCAGCCGGCGCGCGAATGCCTCGAGCGCGCCCGCGAGTTGGGCCACGAGAACGCCGCCCACGAACTCGAGCAGCTGGAGAAGCGCAAGGCCTGGAAGCCCGCGCGGGCGTTCCTGCATTTCCTGCACCGCACCGCCCCCTCGCGCTGA
- a CDS encoding ParA family protein, translating to MEGYSLAEAGYSYGGMRVTAFANEKGGVAKTTSCVNLSAALAERGHSVLCMDMDPQANATLAFGLDPDAVEAQSHMLLLDPRYPLERSIIESGIANLDVVPSSSNLNMCNKTLVAEVGREVRLRNKLIEYARSVFTKRYDYVMVDCSPSLDLVTVNVLMAATDMVVPVQAKFYSLQGMSLLAETVASLYEQLDPRVKTLGILVTMFDRSTALDGVIYKLLAEKIEQEYGDFLFHTVIGKNVAVSETEASARPIVLLDRSASAAKAYEAVTDEFIERLARSS from the coding sequence ATGGAGGGATACTCGCTCGCTGAGGCCGGATACAGCTACGGGGGCATGCGGGTCACCGCCTTCGCCAACGAGAAGGGCGGTGTCGCCAAGACCACGTCGTGCGTCAACCTGTCCGCCGCGCTTGCCGAGCGCGGCCACTCGGTGCTGTGCATGGACATGGATCCCCAAGCCAATGCCACCCTCGCCTTTGGGCTCGACCCCGACGCGGTCGAAGCGCAGAGCCACATGCTGCTGCTGGACCCGCGCTACCCGCTGGAGCGCTCAATCATCGAGAGCGGCATCGCCAACCTCGACGTCGTGCCCTCCAGCTCCAACCTCAACATGTGCAACAAGACGCTGGTGGCCGAAGTCGGCCGCGAGGTGCGCCTGCGCAACAAGCTCATCGAGTACGCCCGCAGCGTGTTCACCAAGCGCTACGACTACGTCATGGTTGATTGCTCGCCCTCACTCGACCTGGTCACGGTCAACGTGCTCATGGCCGCGACCGACATGGTGGTGCCGGTGCAGGCCAAGTTCTACTCGCTGCAGGGGATGTCTCTGCTGGCGGAGACCGTGGCTTCGCTCTACGAGCAGCTCGACCCCCGCGTCAAGACGCTGGGCATCCTGGTGACCATGTTCGACCGCAGCACCGCCCTTGACGGCGTGATCTACAAGCTGCTCGCAGAGAAGATCGAGCAGGAGTACGGCGACTTCCTCTTCCACACCGTCATCGGCAAGAACGTCGCGGTTAGCGAGACCGAAGCCAGCGCCAGGCCGATCGTGCTCCTGGATCGGAGCGCATCGGCCGCCAAGGCCTACGAGGCCGTCACCGACGAGTTCATCGAGCGACTGGCGCGATCGAGTTGA
- a CDS encoding NDP-sugar synthase: MPSSPRAMILAAGGGTRLHPLTFAAAKPMAPVLNRPVMEHILARLRRHGVTDVIANLHHYGEQVASYFGDGERFGVSLRYSREQELLGTAGGVKHVAGFFRGETFFVIGGDDLADFDLGAMLAFHRRRGALATIAVVEVAPAAVSHYGIVVAGSRGRIRSFQEKPPPREAQSRMANTGVYLFEREVLDHIPPREFFDFGRQVFPLLLQRGAPFYAWQADGYWKDVGSPREYLEANLEALAGKAGLHLPGAEVSPGIRCEGKVRVEGAAIAAPAVLGSGCRLAAGCAVRGSVIGPRARIPAGARLERCVVWGGVEVGDIEARDAVFGPGCVVWV, encoded by the coding sequence GTGCCCTCCTCCCCGCGCGCCATGATCCTTGCCGCCGGCGGCGGGACGCGCCTGCATCCTCTCACCTTCGCTGCCGCCAAACCCATGGCGCCGGTGCTCAATCGCCCGGTGATGGAGCACATCCTGGCGCGCTTGCGCCGCCACGGCGTCACCGACGTCATCGCCAATCTCCACCACTACGGCGAGCAAGTCGCCTCCTACTTCGGCGATGGCGAGCGTTTCGGCGTGTCCCTGCGGTATTCGCGCGAGCAGGAGCTGCTGGGCACCGCGGGCGGGGTCAAGCACGTCGCCGGCTTCTTCCGCGGCGAGACCTTCTTCGTCATCGGCGGCGACGACCTCGCGGATTTCGATCTGGGGGCGATGCTCGCCTTCCATCGCCGGCGCGGCGCGCTGGCGACAATCGCGGTGGTGGAAGTGGCGCCAGCCGCAGTGAGCCACTACGGCATCGTCGTCGCCGGCTCGCGCGGGCGCATCCGGTCATTCCAGGAGAAGCCCCCGCCGCGTGAGGCCCAGAGCCGTATGGCCAACACCGGCGTCTATCTCTTCGAGCGCGAGGTGCTCGATCACATCCCGCCGCGCGAGTTCTTCGACTTCGGCCGGCAGGTCTTCCCACTGCTGCTGCAGCGCGGCGCCCCCTTCTACGCGTGGCAAGCTGACGGCTACTGGAAGGACGTCGGCAGCCCGCGGGAATACCTGGAGGCGAACCTGGAGGCGCTGGCGGGCAAGGCCGGCCTGCACCTGCCGGGCGCAGAGGTCTCGCCTGGAATCCGGTGCGAAGGCAAAGTGCGGGTCGAAGGGGCTGCGATCGCGGCCCCCGCGGTGCTCGGCAGCGGCTGTCGGCTGGCGGCGGGGTGCGCGGTGCGGGGCTCGGTCATCGGCCCGCGGGCGCGCATACCCGCGGGCGCGCGCCTGGAGCGCTGCGTGGTCTGGGGCGGCGTCGAGGTCGGCGACATTGAAGCGCGTGATGCCGTCTTCGGCCCGGGGTGCGTGGTGTGGGTGTGA
- a CDS encoding DUF3467 domain-containing protein encodes MPFDYDAAEDFPVIYANFARLTHGPLEFLVDFKRSSPEHPDPNPAPPLVRIVLHPVVAKSLVRALEENIRNYEKTFGEVPELPHEPSVMH; translated from the coding sequence ATGCCATTTGACTACGACGCTGCCGAAGACTTCCCCGTCATCTACGCCAACTTCGCGCGCCTGACGCACGGTCCGCTGGAGTTCCTGGTGGACTTCAAGCGCAGCAGCCCCGAGCACCCCGACCCCAACCCCGCGCCGCCCCTGGTGCGCATCGTCCTGCACCCGGTGGTCGCGAAGTCGCTCGTGCGCGCCCTCGAAGAGAATATCCGCAACTACGAGAAGACCTTCGGCGAAGTCCCCGAGCTCCCGCACGAGCCGTCGGTAATGCACTGA
- a CDS encoding tetratricopeptide repeat protein, giving the protein MSHLGRGRKDRPPRRRPPKGVTRPLPPIALDAAAPERCDPTPRPPEPPWLPPGAPASRPAADLWLVVVLLALAAVPFLPALSSSFVWEDQELVVGNPLLRSLGSIAAVFAHPFLSARPDSYHPLVTLTYLTDFQVWRLNPEGYHSTNLTLHLVATLLVYMVAMQLLRRRPIAFAAGAVFAVHPVHVQSVAWIAGRAQPLATCLALFALLAFGSYVVAFDGGPRSPGRVRAYYAASLGAFTLALFAHAAAAALIILLPLYEVALARARLSAQPGWRFWRPYAGFAAGVALYLAARWSALGYHLAVGFDLGAWTAHLYTTPLWAARAIELLLLPVNSQPYHPIWLAPSPLRPDVLTATCALAVVVAAAVRLRAVSPPAAFAVWWALLTLAPTLNLLPVGGPQFAERNLYLPSVGVAIFIGWAAVTAHDFALARGRARLRALIAVGFACVIALGMVATSVRSGWYRDDTTLFTRMVRGAPRLGLAHFNLGNAYFVQGDLPGAVREYELAIQSRPSAAAYHNLGNAYLAQGRWGEAAEAYRNALRLNPDAPATNRALAEALRAQRESEAPLQGAVEPSSPDDAVFPGWLTPRRH; this is encoded by the coding sequence ATGAGTCATCTCGGTCGCGGGCGTAAAGACCGCCCCCCTCGCCGCCGCCCGCCCAAGGGCGTGACCCGGCCCCTGCCGCCGATTGCCCTCGACGCGGCGGCGCCGGAGCGGTGCGATCCCACCCCCCGCCCACCTGAGCCGCCTTGGCTGCCGCCGGGCGCCCCCGCATCTCGCCCTGCCGCCGATCTGTGGCTGGTGGTGGTGCTGCTGGCCCTGGCCGCGGTTCCCTTTCTGCCTGCGCTCAGCAGCAGCTTCGTGTGGGAGGACCAGGAGCTGGTGGTGGGTAACCCGCTGTTGCGCAGCCTGGGCAGCATCGCGGCGGTGTTCGCCCACCCCTTTCTGTCGGCGCGCCCCGACAGCTATCACCCGCTCGTCACCCTGACGTACCTGACCGACTTCCAGGTGTGGCGGCTTAACCCCGAGGGCTACCACAGCACCAACCTGACGCTGCACCTGGTGGCGACGCTGCTGGTGTATATGGTGGCGATGCAGTTGCTGCGACGACGCCCCATCGCCTTCGCCGCCGGCGCGGTGTTTGCGGTCCACCCCGTGCACGTACAGTCGGTGGCCTGGATCGCCGGGCGAGCTCAGCCCCTGGCCACCTGTCTCGCCCTGTTTGCGCTGCTGGCCTTTGGCTCTTACGTCGTCGCCTTCGATGGCGGGCCGCGGTCGCCCGGCCGCGTGCGGGCGTACTACGCCGCAAGCCTGGGCGCCTTCACCCTTGCGCTGTTCGCACACGCGGCGGCGGCGGCCCTGATTATTCTCCTCCCCCTTTACGAGGTCGCCCTTGCGCGAGCGCGCCTCTCCGCACAGCCTGGATGGCGCTTCTGGCGCCCTTATGCGGGATTTGCCGCCGGGGTGGCCTTGTACCTCGCCGCGCGCTGGTCCGCGCTTGGCTATCACCTGGCAGTGGGATTCGACTTGGGGGCCTGGACGGCGCATCTGTACACGACACCGCTGTGGGCCGCGCGGGCGATTGAGCTTCTGCTGCTGCCGGTGAATTCGCAGCCCTACCACCCGATATGGTTGGCACCCAGCCCGCTGCGACCGGACGTGCTGACCGCGACCTGCGCGCTGGCGGTGGTGGTCGCGGCGGCGGTGCGCCTCAGAGCCGTCTCGCCGCCGGCAGCATTCGCCGTCTGGTGGGCGCTGTTGACGCTCGCCCCGACGCTCAACCTGCTGCCCGTGGGCGGCCCCCAGTTTGCCGAGCGCAACCTCTATCTACCGTCGGTGGGGGTAGCGATCTTCATCGGCTGGGCGGCCGTAACCGCGCACGACTTCGCCCTCGCTCGCGGACGCGCCCGGTTGCGCGCGCTGATCGCGGTCGGCTTCGCGTGCGTGATCGCCTTGGGCATGGTTGCGACTTCCGTGCGCAGCGGGTGGTATCGGGACGACACTACGCTCTTCACCCGCATGGTGCGCGGCGCGCCGCGCCTGGGGCTGGCGCACTTCAACCTCGGCAATGCCTATTTCGTACAGGGCGACCTCCCCGGCGCCGTCCGCGAGTACGAGCTCGCGATCCAATCGCGACCCTCGGCGGCGGCATACCACAACCTGGGCAACGCATACCTGGCACAAGGGCGCTGGGGGGAGGCCGCCGAGGCCTATCGCAATGCGCTGCGGCTGAATCCCGACGCCCCGGCGACGAACCGGGCTCTGGCTGAGGCCCTGCGCGCACAGCGAGAGTCAGAAGCTCCGCTCCAGGGCGCGGTGGAACCGTCGTCACCCGACGATGCCGTGTTCCCAGGCTGGCTGACGCCGAGACGGCACTGA
- a CDS encoding HEAT repeat domain-containing protein, translated as MEENRKAVWYVVALLVVVGLVAFLWIRYAGMQQIMRDLDSRNPEAQTHAVGVLLERGVLADILPAQTEKRRANTAVALGRVATKQAMTQLVVLIKDPEDRPQQAAANVLAGLGPKSIPYLMPVLKDGDARAKAAAVSALVRIGWSAVPELTKALKDAGQQEQAAIALGKIGGAALAPLRQEAWSKDHNLRKAAISVLGEARDRRAVPAAVDALQITDLQATAIVALGLIADRRGTVPLIPYLKDPQLRMDVAMSLGQIGDPRGAAPLLAELRDPETQFHNRVVRALQRIGRNAGPVVTQGLRSDSLYVRRGAAEALRWVAAPEAVPALVGALGDRDWKVRVAAARALGWNGNAAGVPPLTAALDDGDWHVANAAATALGDVGAVAVEPLIALFDGHNNAKAMLASDGLARMGNAPVQRLLQATHSPSAPTAQWAVVTLGKIGDPAAADRLREVAASGSPNLKWAAAEALRARGAGKSSG; from the coding sequence ATGGAAGAGAACCGCAAGGCTGTGTGGTACGTGGTGGCCCTGCTGGTGGTGGTTGGGCTGGTAGCGTTTCTGTGGATACGCTACGCCGGCATGCAACAAATCATGCGCGACCTCGACAGCCGGAATCCCGAGGCGCAGACTCACGCCGTCGGTGTCCTACTCGAGCGTGGCGTGCTCGCGGACATCCTGCCGGCGCAGACCGAGAAGCGCCGCGCCAATACCGCCGTCGCCCTGGGCCGCGTCGCCACCAAGCAGGCGATGACCCAACTGGTGGTCCTCATCAAGGATCCCGAGGACCGCCCGCAGCAGGCGGCCGCGAACGTCCTCGCCGGCCTGGGCCCAAAGAGCATACCCTACCTGATGCCGGTGCTCAAGGACGGCGATGCGCGCGCCAAGGCGGCTGCGGTGAGCGCGCTGGTGCGCATTGGGTGGTCGGCGGTGCCGGAGTTGACCAAGGCTCTGAAGGACGCCGGCCAGCAGGAGCAAGCGGCGATCGCCCTGGGCAAGATCGGCGGCGCCGCGCTGGCGCCGCTGCGCCAGGAGGCGTGGAGCAAGGACCACAACCTGCGCAAGGCTGCCATCAGCGTCCTCGGCGAAGCCCGGGACCGTCGGGCTGTGCCGGCGGCTGTTGACGCGCTGCAAATCACCGACCTGCAGGCGACCGCGATCGTTGCGCTCGGCCTGATTGCCGACCGGCGGGGGACGGTGCCGCTGATTCCGTACCTCAAAGACCCCCAACTGCGCATGGATGTCGCCATGTCCCTGGGTCAGATCGGCGACCCGCGGGGGGCCGCGCCCCTGTTGGCCGAGCTGCGCGATCCTGAGACCCAGTTCCACAACCGCGTGGTGCGGGCGCTGCAGCGGATCGGCCGTAACGCCGGCCCCGTCGTCACCCAGGGACTGCGCAGCGACTCCCTCTATGTCCGCCGCGGCGCAGCCGAAGCGCTGCGCTGGGTCGCCGCCCCCGAAGCAGTGCCCGCGCTTGTCGGCGCGCTCGGCGATCGAGACTGGAAGGTGCGCGTTGCCGCCGCGCGCGCGCTTGGGTGGAACGGCAACGCCGCGGGCGTCCCGCCGCTAACGGCCGCGCTCGATGATGGCGACTGGCACGTGGCTAACGCGGCGGCGACGGCCCTGGGCGATGTCGGGGCGGTCGCGGTGGAGCCGCTCATCGCCTTGTTCGATGGCCACAACAACGCCAAGGCCATGCTGGCCAGCGACGGGCTCGCGCGAATGGGAAACGCGCCGGTGCAGCGGCTGCTGCAGGCGACCCACAGCCCGTCGGCGCCCACGGCGCAGTGGGCGGTCGTGACCCTCGGCAAGATCGGAGATCCCGCGGCGGCGGACCGTCTGCGCGAGGTCGCGGCCTCCGGTTCCCCCAACCTCAAGTGGGCCGCGGCCGAGGCGTTGCGCGCGCGCGGCGCCGGGAAGAGCTCCGGCTGA